The Ensifer canadensis genomic sequence ATCATCCAAGGAGGAGAACCATGAAAAAACTGATTATTGCCCTGACATTTGCGGCTCTTTCCGCAAGTGTGTCCCACGCTGCCGATCTCGGCGGAAAATTGCTCAAGGTTGGATCCGACACCACCTCGCCGCCGATGGAAAGCGTCGATCCGGCCAGCGGCCAGATCGTTGGCTTCGACGTCGATGTGGTCAATGCGGTCTGTGCCAAGATCAACTGCCAGGCCGAGTTCATCACCACCGGTTGGGACGGCATCTTTGCCGCACTCGATCAGGGCAATTTCGATCTCGTCGCCTCCGGCGTCTCGATCACCGATGAACGCAAGAAGGCGATGGACTTCTCCGACCCCTATATCGTCAACAGCCAGGCGGTGCTGATGCGCGTTGAAGACCAGGACATCACGCTCGATCGCTTCAAGGAGGCCGGCAGAAAGCTCTCCGCCCAGGCCAATACCACCGACGCTCAGGTTGCCGAAGGTGTGGTCGGTAAGGAGAACGTTGCCGCCTATGACACCTTCAGCGCCGCCATCATCGCGCTCAAGAACAAGGACGTCGACGGCGTCGTCATCAATGGCGCGAATGCGGCGGCTTACGAGCGCGAATTTGCCGGCGAACTGGTGGTGGCGATCAAGGATCTGGAATCCGATCCGCTCGGCCTCGTCTTCCGCAAGGGCGACGAGAATGTCGCGGCCTTCAACGAGGGCCTGAAGATGATCAAGGACGATGGCACGCTCGACCAGCTGGTTAACAAATACTGGGGCCTGAAATAAGCCTTCCGCAATTTCCCCGGAGCGCCGAGGCGGCCGCTCCGGGGGCTAGCCTTTTCAACAGCAATACCCCGGAGGAATGAATGTCGTTCCTGAGAAGCGTGCGTCCGAGCAATCTCATCATCCTGACCGCGCTGCCCTTCATCATCTATCTTTTCGTATCCTCCGGAGACTACCAGCGGTCGCTTCGCGCCATTCTCGGCGTCGAGAACGGCTCGTCTGCCTTCGTGCCCGGCTTTCTCGCGCTGGCGATCGCTTTTTCGGCGGGCCTTTGCGTGCTCCTGTTCTCGCGGGCCAAGGCGAGCCGTCCGAAGTGGGCGGTGGCCGCGGCCATACTGAACCTCGGCGCCGCCGTCGTCCTGCCGCTCGGGCATAACATTCACCCCTTCATCGCCTCGGTCGTGGCAAACGGCGTCGATGCGTTCAAATCGGACCTGATCGTCAAGGGCGTGACGCCGCGCCAATTGACAGAGGCCGCCGATCTCTGGCTTCGTGGTGTCGAGTCCTGGCTGTTCCCGGGATATCTGGTGTCGAGCACCCTCGGTCTCGGGCTGTTTTTTGCAGGCGCACGTGGCGGCGAGCCTCTGGACAGTCCGTTCAGACGTGTCGGGCGCTGGATCCTCGGCGTCGTCAACGGCGCCGGGCTGGTTTTCGTTCTCTTCTTCGCGCACATCGCCTTTGCGGCGGGGGTGGCGACCACCATTCGCGCCGCGATTGCCGCCTACATCCTGGCGGCAGTGCTTGGTCTCGTCTGGGTCGGCCTCCTGCAATTGCGCTCGACGGTGCGCACCAGCCTCTATTTTGCGGTCGCGACCCTGGTTCTGGCGCTCGTCGCCGCCTGGTTCCTGCTGCAGCCGCGTGACACCTACGTGCTTGCCGGTTCGCTCGAGGGCAAGGTCGGCATCGTCACCAACACGCCGGCGGGTCTGATCGGTGCGGTGCGGTTCGGCCAGTATGACGGCGCGCCGCAGACGGAAACGCCGGTTCGCACCTTTGTCGGCCCGACCGAAGCACTCGCTTCCATGGCCAAGAACGAAGGGGTCAGCGCCGCCCTGCTGCCGGCCGCCTCGGCGCCTGCCGATCTGCCGGTGCTCTGGAAGACCCAAGCGCTCAACGACCGCGATCGCGCAACCGGCATTACGGTTGCGGTGCTGGCGATTATCCTCGGGCTTCTGACCTTCGGCGGCTACCTGCACCAGCGCCACCCGCTGGCGGTCGGCTCCGAATTCATCGTCGATACCATTCGCGGCATTCCGATGCTGGTCATCGTGCTCTATGTCGGGTTGCCGCTCAGCGGCGCGTTGAAGGACGCGACGCAAGGCGTGCTCGACCCACCCAATCTGGTGCGCGGCATCGTCGCCATGGCGCTTGCCTATTCGGCCTACCTCGCGGAAATCTTCCGTTCCGGCATCAACGCCATACCGGTCGGCCAGGTCGAGGCGGCGCGCAGCATCGGCCTCAATCGCTGGCAGACAGCGCGCCTCGTCATCCTGCCGCAGGCCTTCAGGATCATCATTCCGCCGCTCGGCAACGAACTGATCGCGATCCTCAAAGACACCTCGCTGCTGTCGATCCTGTCGATCCGCGACATCACCCAGCGCATGCGCGAGTTCCAGTCGGCAAGCTTCCTGCCTTTCGCGCCCTATAACTCCGCCGCGATCTTCTACATCTTCCTGACGCTTGCTGCAGCCAGCCTCGTGAACATGGTCGAGAGAAAATATGACATCAAGCATCGATAAAACGGAGGTACGACGCACCGTGCTGATCACCGGTGCCTCGCGAGGTCTCGGGCGCGAGCTCGCGGCACTCTATGCGGCCGACGGCTGGCGGGTCATTGCCTGCGTCCGAGGGGAAGCGTCTTTCGAAGGTGCCATTGAAGCGCAATCGCTTGATGTCTCCGACCCCGCTTCGATCATGGCCCTTGGCAGAGCGCTCGAAGGTGTGGCCATCGACGTTCTGATCAACAATGCCGGCATCCGCGGCGACACGGGTGGGCTTGCGACGCTGGACAGCGATGATTTCCTCGAGGTGATGCGCGTCAACGCGCTCGCACCTTTGCTCCTGGCACGTGCGCTGCATGCGAACCTTCTGGCCGGTGAACGCTGTGTTATCGCCAACATCAGCAGTCGTGCCGGCTCGCTTGCCGAAGGCACGCTGGACGATGATGACGGCGACTATGCCTATCGCTGCTCGAAGGCGGCGTTGAACATGGCGACGGTGAAGCTGGCACAGGATTTTCGCAAGGACGGCATCACCGTCCTGTCGCTGCATCCCGGCTGGGTCAGGACCGACATGGGTGGCGGCGAGGCAAATGTTCCGGTGGCAACAAGTGCCGCTGGGCTGAAAGCGATTATCGACGAAGCGGACATGGCCGACAGCGGCAGCTTCTGCAGCTACGACGGACGACGGATTTCATGGTGACGGGACAAGCAGCAGGCATGGCACAGGAAGACTTGAAGGCTGAGCAGGAACTGGCGGCAATCCGGGCGCTGCTCATCGAGACCTATGGCATCGAAGGGGATATCTCGCCGCTGCCGGGCGAGCACGACCTCAACTATCGCGTTCGCGCGCAAGACGGCGAGCAATATCTCCTGAAGCTGCACGCGCCAGGCGATGCCGATGAACTCGACATGCAAGTCGCGGTGCTCGACCACCTCGCAAAAACGGCAGTCGATCTGCCGGTCTCGCGGCCAGTGCCCGGTCGCGCCGGCGCGTCAACCGTGAAAGCGATGGTGCGCGGCGAGCGCACCGCGCGGCTCCTGACCTGGCTACCCGGCGATATCTGGGTGAAATCCGCGTCCCGCGGTCTGACGAGCGCGGAAACGCTCGGGCACCTGCTCGGCCAGCTCGACCAAAGCCTCAAGGGCTTTGCCCATGCCGGCACGAAACGCGTCTATGCCTGGGATATCGGCCGTGCCGATATGCATCTGAACCACGTGGGTCTGATCGACGGCGACGACAAGCCGGAAGCGGTTCGCGCCATCCTCGAACGGTTCGCGTCGTCCGTCCGGCCAAGCCTCGAAAGCTGCCTGCGACAGGTCATCCATAACGACGCCAACGACTACAATGTGCTTTTGGACCACGAGGGACGCGTCAGCGGATTGCTGGATTTCGGCGATATGGTCGAAACGTGGCGCGTCGTCGAGATCGCTGTCGCTGCCGCCTATGCGCTGATCGGCACGGCGGATGCGGTCGGCACCATCGCAGCGCTCGCGGGCGCCTATCACCGAGCGAACCCGATCAGCGAGGCCGAGACGGCTTTGATCTTCGATCTCGTTCGCACACGCTATGCCGTCAGCATGTGCATGGCGGCCAAGCAGATCCGCGACAACCCTGAAAACACCTACCTGCTTGTCAGCCAGGAAGACGTCTGGCGTGAGCTTCAACGGCTCGAACGCGAGAACCGCGCGATTGCGATCGCCCGCATCCGCGACGCCTGCGGCTTTGCGCCGATCGCGCATGCGGCGTCCGTCGTGCGCTGGCTGGAGCAGAACGCCCATGACTTTTCCGCCATCGTCAAGCCGTCCGTCGCCAAGCCCAAGGTCGCCGTCTTCGATTTCTCCGCCTCCAGTCCCGAAGCGGCACAGTGGGCGGCACTGGATGCCACGGCGGCAGAGGCGCTGATCGCCGCGCGTATTCGCGAGCAGAATGCCGACTATGGCATCGGCCTTTACGGCGAGGATCGCGCGATCTATCAGGGCGACGCCTACGAAACGGCAACCGCCGGTGAGCGCCGTTCAGTCCATCTTGGCGTCGATATCTTCGCGCCGGCATTGGAACCGGTGCATGCACCGTTCGCTGGCAAGGTCGCTTTCCTTCATGACGATGCCGTCGCCTTCGGCTTCGGCCCGACCGTCCTGCTGGAACATGTCACCGATGCCGGGGATATCTTCTGGACGCTTTACGGCCATCTGTCGCGCGAGACGATGGCGAAGTTGACGGTCGGCCAACCGATCGCCACGGGCGAAAGCTTTGCGAGCCTTGGTGCCACCCAAGAAAACGGCAACTGGGCGCCGCATCTGCATTTCCAGCTGGTGACCGACCATCTGGGGCTGGAGGGCCGCATGTTCGGCGTCGGCGTGCGTGATCAATGGCAGGTCTGGCGCGAGGTCAGCCCCGATCCGAGCGTTGTGCTTGGGCTGCCTGTGCCGGCTTCGGTGATCGTCGCCCGCGACAAGGATTTTCTGGTGCGTGAACGTCACCGGCGCATCGGGCGTTCGCTCAGTATCGCCTATAGCACAGCGCCGCTGAAGATCGTCGGCGGCGAGGGCGCTCATCTGATCGACGAGGACGGCACGCGCTGGCTCGATATGGTAAACAATGTCTGCCACGTCGGCCATTGCCATCCGCGCGTCGTCAAGGCGGCGCAGATGCAGATGGAGAAGCTCAACACCAATTCGCGCTATCTGCACGATTCGCTGGTCGAATATTCGCGGCGGCTGGCCGCGCAGTTCCCCGACCCACTCAACGTCTGCTTCTTCGTCAATTCAGGCAGCGAGGCCAACGACCTGGCGCTCAGGCTGGCGCGTGCCTACACCGGAAACCGCGACGTCATCACCGTCGATCATGCCTATCACGGCCATCTGTCGAGCATGATCGACGTCAGCCCCTACAAGTTTGCCGGCAAGGGCGGAGAGGGCCGCCCCGCCCATGTCCAGGTCGCGGAAATGCCCGATCTCTATCGCGGCCGCTATCGCTATGGTGACGTCGATGCAGGCCGCAAATATGCCGAGGATGTGCGCAACCAGGTGCTGGCGCTTGCCGCAAACGGCCGCCGCCCGGCGCTGTTCTTCAGCGAGGGTATTCTCGGAACGGGCGGGCAGCTGACATTGCCGGAAGGCTATCTGCATGAGGCCTATGCCCATGTGCGTGCCGCCGGCGGCCTGTGCCTGGCCGACGAAGTGCAGGTCGGCTTCGGCCGCGTTGGCAGCCATATGTGGGCGCACCAGACGCAAGGTGTGATCCCGGATATCGCCACGATGGGCAAGCCGATCGGCAACGGACACCCGATGGCCGCCGTCGTCACCACCGAGGCGATCGCCGCCTCCTTTGCCAACGGCATGGAGTACTTCAACACCTTCGGCGGCAATCCGGTTTCGGCCGAGATCGGCCTTGCGGTGCTGGACGTCATTCGCGACGAACGGTTGATGCACCACTGCCGTGTTGTCGGCGACCGGTTGATGGACGGCGCCCGTGCGCTGGCCAAGCGCCATGCCATCATCGGTGACGTGCGCGGCTACGGTCTCTTCAACGGCATCGAATTGGTGCGCAGCCGCGAGACCCAGGAACCGGCCGCAAGCGAGCTCGACTTCGTCATCGCTGAAATGAAGCGCAAGCATCGGATATTGCTCAGCAGCGAGGGGCCGCACCACAACGTGCTGAAGGTGAAGCCGCCGGCGCCGTTCAGCGCCGAGGATTGCGACCATTTCCTCAATGCGCTCGACGAGACGCTCGGACGCCTAAACCATTGATCAAGAAACGATACGGCCGGTCATGAACCGGCCGTATCGGTTTTGTGCCCTTTATCGCCCACAGCAATTTCTCAAGCACCGATTTTTTCGCTTTACAACAAAGTTAAACGTTTTTATCGTGCATATAAACGTTTAACACGAACATGTGGTAAGGTAAGCGTTAAGCCGGCTGCCACAATGTTCGCCATCAGGGGAGGGCCCGTTGGCAGCTATCCGTATTGAAAATCTGCGCAAAGGCTTTGGTTCGCTCGAAGTCTTGAAGGGCATCAATCTCGATATCGCCGATGGCGAGTTCGTGTGCTTTCTCGGGCCGTCCGGTTGCGGTAAGAGCACGCTCCTGCGTTCGATCGCCGGTCTTGAGGAGCTCGATTCCGGTTCGATCCGCCTCGGCGATCGCGATATCACCGATCTGCGCTCGGCCAAGCGCGATATCGCCATGGTCTTCCAGAATTACGCGCTCTATCCACACATGAACGTGCGCAAGAACCTGTCCTTCGGCCTGGCGCTGAACGGCATGAAGCGCGACGAGATCGATCGCCGCGTCAACAACGCTGCCGACATCCTGCGCATCTCCGAACTGTTGCACCGCAAGCCCCGCCAACTCTCCGGCGGCCAGCGCCAGCGTGTTGCCATCGGCCGCGCGATTGTTCGCGAGCCGAAGCTGTTCCTGCTCGATGAGCCGCTGTCGAACCTTGATGCCGGCCTGCGTGTGACCATGCGCGTCGAGCTTGCAGCACTCCACGAGCGCCTTGGCGTCACGATGATCTATGTCACCCATGATCAGGTCGAGGCGATGACGCTTTCCGATCGCGTCGTCGTGCTCGACAAAGGCAAGGTCAGCCAGTTCGGCACGCCGCTCGAACTCTTCTATCAGCCGGCGAACCTCTTCGTCGCCGGCTTTATCGGCTCGCCGCGGATGAATTTCGTCACCGCGAACCTGGTCCGCCAGGACCGTTCCGAATTGACGCTTTCCGGCGGTGGCCTGGTTCGGGACCTGACGCTCGGAACGCTGTCGTCCACCGTCGTCGCCAAGGACAAGCCGGTGACGATCGGCATCCGCCCGGACAAGCTTGAGCTGGTTTCGCCTGAGGAAGCGCACCTGATCGGCGACGTCCGCCTGGTCGAGCGGCTCGGCACCGAAAGCCATGTTCACATCGGCCTTGAGAATGGCTCCGACATGACCGCCGTCGTGCGCGGCACGCATCCGGTTGCCAACCGCGAGCGCATCCATCTGCGCATCCCCGCTGAGCATTGCCATCTGTTCGATGCCGACGGCAAGGCGATCGCGCGGGCGCTCGATCCCGAGACGCAGATGCTGATCAATCAGGAAAAAAGCAAAAGGGTCGCGTGACCCGAATGAGGAGGAGAAGCATGCAGAACAGGACGAAATCGCTCATCGGCTCGCTCATGGTCTTGGCGATGGCCGGAGCCGCCACGGCCCGCGCGGAAGAAACCTTGCGCTTTGCCACCTGGGACACGGATGAGAGCCTGGCGATCCAGCAGGCGATCGCCAAGAAGTTCGAGGAAAAGCACCCGGGCGTGAAGGTGCAAGTCGAGCCCTATGCCGATGGTTACGACCAGAAGCTGATCGCCGCCTTCGGCGCCGGCAGCCCACCCGACGTCATGTATATGTGGAATTTCCCGCAGTACTACACCTCGCTGATGCCGCTCGACGATCTGATCGCGCGCGACGCAGCCGAAGTGAAGCCGGACGATTTCCCTAAGGGCCTGATGAACACCACGCGCGTCGAAGGCAAGACCTACGGCATGCCGTCGGGCTTCACGACCCAGGTCGTCTTCTACAACAAGGACATGTTCGCCAAGGCCGGCGTCGAAGAGCCGAAGGATGGCTGGACCTGGGACGATCTGCGCGCCAAGGCCGCCAAGTTCCGTGACGAGAAGAACAAGGTCTACGGCTTTGCCGTCGACGCCAAGCCCGACCCTTACGACTTCGAGCAGTTCCTCTGGTCGAACGGCACCAAGTACATCTCCGACGATGGCAAGCAGATCGACGGCTACATGAACAGCGATGCGGCGGCCCAAGTGCTCGACATGTTCGGCGATATGGCCAAGACGCAGGAAGCGATCACGCTCAACCTCGGCGACGACACCTCGGGCAGCACGCTGTTCAAGGGCGGCAAGATCGCCATGTTCCAGAGCGCAATGTGGTCGAAGGCAGGCATCGACTCCTCGGGCATCAAGTATGGCGTGGCGCCGTTGCCGAAGTTCGGCGACAAGACCGCCCATTCGGCGCTCGGCGTCTCGGCGATCTCGATCGCCAAGGACGCAGCACACGCTGACCTCGCCTGGGAGTTCGTCAAGTTCTTCTCCTCGCCGGAAGCCGTTGCCATGCGGATCAACGACCTGCCGGTCCGCACCAGCGTTGCCGAAGAAAAGGGCATGACCACCGATCCGATCTACAAGCCGTTCTTCGACATTCTCGCGACCTCGAACACCGAAACCCACGCGTTCCTGAAGAACGCCAACTGGGGCAAGGTGCAGGACAATCTCGCGCGCGCCATCGAAGCAACCATGATCGACCAGGGCAACGCCAAGCAGCATCTGGACGATGCCGTCAGCCGTTCCAAGCGGTTGATCAAGTAAGCAAAGGGAGTACGGGGGATGGATATGACCTATACCGGGGCAGAGCCCAAGGTGGCAAGGCGCAAGCGCTCAGCCATCGCGCGCTACGCAGCGCCCTATCTGTTCATCTCCCCGTGGATCCTCGGGTTCCTGTTCTTCACGCTCGGGCCGCTCGTCTTCTCCCTGACGATGAGCTTCTATGACTGGCCGGTGGTCGGTGAGCGGGCCTTTGTCGGTCTCGACAACTATAAATCGATGCTGTTCGACGATCCGCAGTTCTGGGAGAGCCTCTGGATCACGGTGAAGTTCGCGGCGATCTACGTGCCGTTCAACATCGTCATGTCGTTCCTCTTGGCGATGATGCTGCACAACATCACCTTTGCCAGCGGCTTCTTCCGCACCGCCTTCTATCTGCCGAGCGTCATTTCCGGCGTCGCGCTGGTGACGATCTGGAGCTGGATCTACAGCAAGGAATACGGCCTTTTGAACTTCATGCTGTCGCTCGTCGGCATCCACGGGCCGAACTGGCTCGGCGATCCGAATCTCGCGATCGTCGCGATTATCATCGCCAGCCTCTGGGGTCTCGGCGGCACCATGCTGATCCTTCTGACCGGCCTCAAAGCCATTCCGAAGGAGCTTTACGAGGCGGCCACCGTCTCGGGCGTTCCCGGCTGGGCACAGATGCTGTTCATCACCCTGCCGATGCTCGGGCCGATGCTGCTTTTTACCTTCATCACCTCGATCATCTCGGCCTTCCAACAGTTGACCATCGCGCTCCTCCTGACCAAGGGCGGCCCGCTCGGCTCCACCTATTTCTTTGCTATGTATATCTACGACAACGCCTTCAAATATTTCGACATGGGTTATGCCGCCGCCGGCTCCTGGGTGATGTTCATCATCGTTCTGGCGCTCAGCCTCGGCGTGATGCGCTGGTCGGCCGCCTGGGTCTACTACGAAGGCGAAGTCCGCCAGAACGATGGAGAAGGCCATGCGTAAGACGCTGCTCTATTCCGCGCTGATCCTGCTCTCGGCCCTGTTTATCGCGCCGTTCTACTGGACCTTCATGACGGCGATCAAAAGCACCGTCGATCTCTACCAGTTCCCGCCGGTCTTCTGGCCGTCGGAATGGCACTGGGAGAATTTTGCCGCCGCCTGGAACAAGCAGCCCTTCGGCACCTACCTGACCAACTCGGTCATCGTCGTCGTGTTTTCGACCATCGGGCAGCTGATCTCGAGCTCGCTGGTTGCCTATGGCTTTGCCCGCTTCCGCTTCCCTGGCCGCGACCCGCTGTTCATCGTGCTGCTCGCCACCATGATGATCCCGTGGGACGTGAAGATGATTCCGCTCTACATGGAATTCAACATGCTGGGCTGGATCAACACGCTGAAGCCGCTGATCGTGCCGGCCTATTTCGCCGACGCCTTCTTCGTCTTCCTGCTTCGCCAGTACATCATGACCGTGCCTATGGAGATCGACGAAGCGGCGCGCATGGATGGTGCGAATGCCTTCGACATCTATTGGCGCATCCATTTGCCACTGATGATGCCGGCCCTGGTGCTGGTCGGTACCTTCCACTTCATGAACGCGTGGAACGACTATCTCGGCCCGCTGATTTTCTTGAACGACCAGTCGAAATACACGCTGACGCTCGGGCTCTCGATGTTCAAGGGCCTGCATGAAGTCGACGTCACCTCGATTGCCGCGATCACGGTGATCCTCTGCCTGCCGCCGCTGGCACTGTTCTTCGTCGCCCAGCGCTACATCATGGATGGTGCGGTCGGCTCGTCGGTGAAGGGGTAAACGATGCTGTTCGATATCGATCATATCCCCTTCAGCCGAAAAGGACGGTTTCTGACGCTGTCGATGATGAAGGTGCCGGGTGGCGACGGCGCGCGTGCTCTCTATCTGCGCTTTGTTGCCGGCGGTGACGAACGGCCCTCGCTCGGTCGCCTTTGCCGCGTCGAGTTCCTCGATGCAATGGGCAAGCCGGCGCAGGCGACCTTTGAGTTGACGCCGGAGCGGCTGGTTGCCCGCATCAATGCCGGATCGCTGACTTTTGTTATCGGCGAGGGCGAGCGGCTACATGTCCGCGGCGAGAATGCCGGCGTGCGCTTTCACCTGGAAGGATCGCGCTACGATTACGTCTATCGCACGCCCACCGGCGTCGATTGCCTCGTGGCAGCCGTCGAGAACGTGAAATTCATCCCGCGGGCTGTGTCTGGCACCCTTGACGTGTCGGGCGCCTGGCAGCGCGACCACTCGGCCGACGTTTCCTTCGCATTCACGGGCACCGGCATTTTCGAGGGCAATGTCGACTTCTTCCGCACCGTGCCGCCGACAGCGCCGCTTGAGAGCTTCGCGGACGCCCTTTCCGACGTCACTGTCGAGTTCGAAAAGTGGTACGGCAAGGTGCCGAGGGGCGCGCACGGTCAGGACGCGGCGCATCGGCTGGCAAGCTATCTGCTGTGGGCAAACGGCGTGCCGGTTGGCGGGCAGCTGACACGGCCGGCGATCTACATGTCCAAGAACCACATGATCAACATCTGGAGTTGGGACAACGCCTTTTCGGCACTGGGTGTGGCGGCCGTCGATGCGGACCTCGCCTTTGACCAGCTCGCAGCGATCTTCGACCATCAGGACGGCTCCGGTCTCCTGCCCGATTACATCAATGATCGTGACGTGCTCTTCGCCTTCACCAAGCCGCCGGTCCATGGCTGGGCGGTGTCGCTTATCGCGGCTAGGCACCCGGATTTCCTGACGGCGGAGCGCAAGAGCTATCTGCGCGACGCAATCGGCCGGCAGGTCGACTACTGGCTGACCTATGCGCGCACGGACGCAACGTCGCTGCCGAGCTATTTCCATGGCAACGATAGTGGCTGGGACAATGCGACCTTCTTTGCCGAAGGTGGCCCGGTCATCTCGCCTGATCTGCCGGTATTCCTCATTCTCGCTTGCGAGACGCTTGCGACTTTGCTCGAGAGCGATCCTGCGCGTGCTGCGGAATGGAACGCCAAGGCGGATGCCTTGCAGGCGTTGCTGTTCGTGCGCCTCTGGACCGGCGCAACGTTTGGCGCCCGGCTTGCGGGCGCACCGGACCGCATCTTGCCGGGCGAAAACCTGATCCAGTTCATGCCGCTGTTGCTCGGCACGCGTCTGCCCGCGGAAATGCGCGAAAAGCTTGTTGCCCGTCTCGTCGCTGGCGGCTTCATCACCGCCTGGGGGCCGGCAACCGAAAGCCCCAAAAGTTCGTTCTATGAGGATGACGGCTACTGGCGCGGCCCGATCTGGGCACCGACGACGTTGCTCCTTTGGGATGGCCTGCGTCGGCAAGGGGAGATTGAACTGGCGCGCGAAATCGCGGAAAAGTTCTGTTCACTTGCCAGCAAAAGCGGTATGGCCGAAAACTTCGATGCGCGGTCGGGGAGGGGACTTCGCGATCGGGCATTTGCCTGGACATCCGCAGTCTATCTCCTGCTGGCGGCATCGCTCAGCGACGACAATCCATGACGAGCCGAGACGCCATGCAAAGACCAACGATCAAGACCATTGCGCAGGAAACGGGGCTGTCGATTGCCACCGTTTCGAAGGCCCTGAAGCATTCGCCTCAGGTTCGCCCGGAGACGCGCGCGATCGTGATCGAGGCGGCCGAGCGCGTCGGCTACGAACTGAACATGCA encodes the following:
- a CDS encoding transporter substrate-binding domain-containing protein, producing MKKLIIALTFAALSASVSHAADLGGKLLKVGSDTTSPPMESVDPASGQIVGFDVDVVNAVCAKINCQAEFITTGWDGIFAALDQGNFDLVASGVSITDERKKAMDFSDPYIVNSQAVLMRVEDQDITLDRFKEAGRKLSAQANTTDAQVAEGVVGKENVAAYDTFSAAIIALKNKDVDGVVINGANAAAYEREFAGELVVAIKDLESDPLGLVFRKGDENVAAFNEGLKMIKDDGTLDQLVNKYWGLK
- a CDS encoding amino acid ABC transporter permease → MSFLRSVRPSNLIILTALPFIIYLFVSSGDYQRSLRAILGVENGSSAFVPGFLALAIAFSAGLCVLLFSRAKASRPKWAVAAAILNLGAAVVLPLGHNIHPFIASVVANGVDAFKSDLIVKGVTPRQLTEAADLWLRGVESWLFPGYLVSSTLGLGLFFAGARGGEPLDSPFRRVGRWILGVVNGAGLVFVLFFAHIAFAAGVATTIRAAIAAYILAAVLGLVWVGLLQLRSTVRTSLYFAVATLVLALVAAWFLLQPRDTYVLAGSLEGKVGIVTNTPAGLIGAVRFGQYDGAPQTETPVRTFVGPTEALASMAKNEGVSAALLPAASAPADLPVLWKTQALNDRDRATGITVAVLAIILGLLTFGGYLHQRHPLAVGSEFIVDTIRGIPMLVIVLYVGLPLSGALKDATQGVLDPPNLVRGIVAMALAYSAYLAEIFRSGINAIPVGQVEAARSIGLNRWQTARLVILPQAFRIIIPPLGNELIAILKDTSLLSILSIRDITQRMREFQSASFLPFAPYNSAAIFYIFLTLAAASLVNMVERKYDIKHR
- a CDS encoding SDR family oxidoreductase, translated to MLITGASRGLGRELAALYAADGWRVIACVRGEASFEGAIEAQSLDVSDPASIMALGRALEGVAIDVLINNAGIRGDTGGLATLDSDDFLEVMRVNALAPLLLARALHANLLAGERCVIANISSRAGSLAEGTLDDDDGDYAYRCSKAALNMATVKLAQDFRKDGITVLSLHPGWVRTDMGGGEANVPVATSAAGLKAIIDEADMADSGSFCSYDGRRISW
- a CDS encoding aminotransferase class III-fold pyridoxal phosphate-dependent enzyme; translated protein: MAQEDLKAEQELAAIRALLIETYGIEGDISPLPGEHDLNYRVRAQDGEQYLLKLHAPGDADELDMQVAVLDHLAKTAVDLPVSRPVPGRAGASTVKAMVRGERTARLLTWLPGDIWVKSASRGLTSAETLGHLLGQLDQSLKGFAHAGTKRVYAWDIGRADMHLNHVGLIDGDDKPEAVRAILERFASSVRPSLESCLRQVIHNDANDYNVLLDHEGRVSGLLDFGDMVETWRVVEIAVAAAYALIGTADAVGTIAALAGAYHRANPISEAETALIFDLVRTRYAVSMCMAAKQIRDNPENTYLLVSQEDVWRELQRLERENRAIAIARIRDACGFAPIAHAASVVRWLEQNAHDFSAIVKPSVAKPKVAVFDFSASSPEAAQWAALDATAAEALIAARIREQNADYGIGLYGEDRAIYQGDAYETATAGERRSVHLGVDIFAPALEPVHAPFAGKVAFLHDDAVAFGFGPTVLLEHVTDAGDIFWTLYGHLSRETMAKLTVGQPIATGESFASLGATQENGNWAPHLHFQLVTDHLGLEGRMFGVGVRDQWQVWREVSPDPSVVLGLPVPASVIVARDKDFLVRERHRRIGRSLSIAYSTAPLKIVGGEGAHLIDEDGTRWLDMVNNVCHVGHCHPRVVKAAQMQMEKLNTNSRYLHDSLVEYSRRLAAQFPDPLNVCFFVNSGSEANDLALRLARAYTGNRDVITVDHAYHGHLSSMIDVSPYKFAGKGGEGRPAHVQVAEMPDLYRGRYRYGDVDAGRKYAEDVRNQVLALAANGRRPALFFSEGILGTGGQLTLPEGYLHEAYAHVRAAGGLCLADEVQVGFGRVGSHMWAHQTQGVIPDIATMGKPIGNGHPMAAVVTTEAIAASFANGMEYFNTFGGNPVSAEIGLAVLDVIRDERLMHHCRVVGDRLMDGARALAKRHAIIGDVRGYGLFNGIELVRSRETQEPAASELDFVIAEMKRKHRILLSSEGPHHNVLKVKPPAPFSAEDCDHFLNALDETLGRLNH
- a CDS encoding ABC transporter ATP-binding protein, with product MAAIRIENLRKGFGSLEVLKGINLDIADGEFVCFLGPSGCGKSTLLRSIAGLEELDSGSIRLGDRDITDLRSAKRDIAMVFQNYALYPHMNVRKNLSFGLALNGMKRDEIDRRVNNAADILRISELLHRKPRQLSGGQRQRVAIGRAIVREPKLFLLDEPLSNLDAGLRVTMRVELAALHERLGVTMIYVTHDQVEAMTLSDRVVVLDKGKVSQFGTPLELFYQPANLFVAGFIGSPRMNFVTANLVRQDRSELTLSGGGLVRDLTLGTLSSTVVAKDKPVTIGIRPDKLELVSPEEAHLIGDVRLVERLGTESHVHIGLENGSDMTAVVRGTHPVANRERIHLRIPAEHCHLFDADGKAIARALDPETQMLINQEKSKRVA
- a CDS encoding ABC transporter substrate-binding protein, producing MQNRTKSLIGSLMVLAMAGAATARAEETLRFATWDTDESLAIQQAIAKKFEEKHPGVKVQVEPYADGYDQKLIAAFGAGSPPDVMYMWNFPQYYTSLMPLDDLIARDAAEVKPDDFPKGLMNTTRVEGKTYGMPSGFTTQVVFYNKDMFAKAGVEEPKDGWTWDDLRAKAAKFRDEKNKVYGFAVDAKPDPYDFEQFLWSNGTKYISDDGKQIDGYMNSDAAAQVLDMFGDMAKTQEAITLNLGDDTSGSTLFKGGKIAMFQSAMWSKAGIDSSGIKYGVAPLPKFGDKTAHSALGVSAISIAKDAAHADLAWEFVKFFSSPEAVAMRINDLPVRTSVAEEKGMTTDPIYKPFFDILATSNTETHAFLKNANWGKVQDNLARAIEATMIDQGNAKQHLDDAVSRSKRLIK
- a CDS encoding carbohydrate ABC transporter permease, which codes for MDMTYTGAEPKVARRKRSAIARYAAPYLFISPWILGFLFFTLGPLVFSLTMSFYDWPVVGERAFVGLDNYKSMLFDDPQFWESLWITVKFAAIYVPFNIVMSFLLAMMLHNITFASGFFRTAFYLPSVISGVALVTIWSWIYSKEYGLLNFMLSLVGIHGPNWLGDPNLAIVAIIIASLWGLGGTMLILLTGLKAIPKELYEAATVSGVPGWAQMLFITLPMLGPMLLFTFITSIISAFQQLTIALLLTKGGPLGSTYFFAMYIYDNAFKYFDMGYAAAGSWVMFIIVLALSLGVMRWSAAWVYYEGEVRQNDGEGHA